One window of the Zea mays cultivar B73 chromosome 3, Zm-B73-REFERENCE-NAM-5.0, whole genome shotgun sequence genome contains the following:
- the LOC100283279 gene encoding Reticulon-like protein B1, whose amino-acid sequence MADHKEEPVPESVMDKITEKFHGGDSSSSSSDSDDEKKGSSLASAAEAMKAKIYRLFGRERPVHSVLGGGKPADLILWRNRKISGGVLAGATAIWLLFEVMEYHLLTLVCHCLILSLAILFLWSNASTFINKSPPNIPEVKIPEDVAVNVALSLRYEINRGFATLREIGHGRDLKKFLIVIAGLWLLSVLGSCCNFLTLFYIVFVALYTVPVLYEKYEDKVDAFGEKAMTELKKYYAIFDEKCLSKIPKGPLKDKKH is encoded by the exons atggCCGACCACAAGGAGGAGCCTGTGCCGGAGTCTGTGATGGACAAGATCACCGAGAAGTTCCACGGCGGggactcgtcgtcgtcgtcgtctgacTCGGACGACGAGAAGAAGGGGTCCTCGTTGGCGTCGGCGGCGGAAGCCATGAAGGCCAAGATCTACCGCCTTTTCGGCCGGGAGAGGCCCGTCCACTCCGTCCTCGGCGGCGGCAAGC CTGCCGATCTTATCCTATGGAGGAACAGGAAGATCTCTGGCGGGGTACTTGCTGGTGCCACGGCCATCTGGCTCCTATTCGAGGTCATGGAGTACCATCTCCTCACCTTGGTGTGCCACTGTCTCATCCTCTCGCTGGCCATCCTCTTCCTGTGGTCCAATGCCTCCACTTTCATCAACAA GTCCCCACCGAACATTCCTGAGGTCAAAATCCCTGAGGATGTGGCTGTTAATGTTGCCCTGTCACTGAGATATGAGATCAACAGGGGCTTTGCTACCTTAAGGGAGATTGGGCATGGCCGTGATCTGAAGAAATTCCTAATT GTTATTGCAGGTCTCTGGCTTCTTTCAGTTCTCGGGAGCTGCTGCAACTTCCTGACACTGTTCTATATTG TCTTTGTGGCACTGTACACTGTACCAGTTCTGTATGAGAAATATGAGGACAAGGTTGATGCTTTTGGTGAGAAGGCTATGACTGAACTGAAGAAGTATTATGCCATTTTCGATGAGAAGTGCCTATCGAAGATTCCAAAGGGCCCCCTTAAGGATAAGAAGCACTAG
- the LOC109945325 gene encoding RING-H2 finger protein ATL67: MQPLEPRTHPARSELRQGERGGKERNAKHLSPVQHDATSNIYSATHAAPIPPRAPSRAPPPCARSANAIPPLPTAMPLLSSLSNLGLGYSIAIALGFLILFASFLLAFYFCFGRGGDYWAGEAVTTASSSGHLSITVPRVLFVAEGSESPEDDAYPSSAAAAACSPVGLDAAAIASYPKVAFSSRAAEADAMCSICLSEYRDGETLRVMPECRHGFHVACLDAWLSRSASCPVCRSSPVPTPNATPLATPLSELVPLSQYAADRRRRR, encoded by the coding sequence ATGCAGCCGCTCGAGCCGCGCACCCACCCGGCCAGATCTGAGTTACGACAAGGCGAGAGAGGGGGAAAGGAAAGGAACGCAAAACATCTATCACCAGTTCAGCACGACGCCACCTCCAACATTTACTCCGCTACCCACGCGGCCCCGATTCCACCCAGGGCACCCAGCAGAGCACCACCACCGTGCGCGCGCTCCGCCAATGCCATTCCGCCGCTCCCTACCGCGATGCCCCTCCTCTCCTCGCTCTCCAACCTGGGCCTCGGCTACTCCATCGCCATCGCGCTCGGCTTCCTCATCCTGTTCGCCTCCTTCCTGCTGGCTTTCTACTTCTGCTTCGGCCGCGGCGGGGACTACTGGGCCGGGGAAGCAGTCACCACGGCGTCCAGCTCCGGCCACCTCTCCATCACCGTCCCGCGCGTGCTCTTCGTCGCGGAGGGGTCCGAGTCCCCCGAAGACGACGCTTACccctcctccgccgccgccgcggcctgCTCCCCCGtcgggctcgacgcggccgccatcGCTTCCTACCCCAAGGTCGCCTTCTCCAGCAGGGCCGCCGAGGCCGACGCCATGTGCTCCATCTGCCTCAGCGAGTACAGGGACGGCGAGACGCTGCGCGTGATGCCCGAGTGCAGGCACGGCTTCCACGTCGCGTGCCTCGACGCCTGGCTGAGCCGGAGCGCGTCCTGCCCCGTCTGCAGGTCCTCTCCCGTCCCGACGCCCAATGCCACGCCGCTCGCCACGCCGCTCTCCGAGCTCGTCCCGCTCTCGCAGTACGCCGCCGACCGGAGGCGCCGCAGGTGA